From Bacteroides uniformis:
TGCCGCTCCACACAGTAGGCCACAAAATCGTCCCATACCACACCGGCGCCCACACGCACCGACACGTGCTCCTCATCCTCTGACGTCACCTCCAGGCCACCGATACGTGAATGCAGCACCGTGCCTTCATAATCCTTAATAAAGAGCAGGTTGCTCCCTCCACCGATATGCAGCCAGGGCGCAACGACCTGTCCTGCTGCAATCAGCTCCCGCAGTTCATCCTCCGAACCGTATTCCAGAAATCTTGCAGCAGTAACATCAATTCCAAATGTATTGGGTATCTTCTTCAAACCTTTCCTCCTTTATTTAAATGCTCGTGTCTTCATATTTGTACAGCTCCCATCCTTTACTGCGTTTGCGGAAATAGAAGATATTGGAGTATCCGTTGCCTATACCATTTACCTTCAGTATTTTGGTATCCGACAAGTCCTCATTCTTCTGTCCGTAATTGATATTAGACAATCTGTCGGTAGGCATTACCGGACGAAAGGCATACCACTGGTCCACATCCAAAGTAGTTTCCAGAATAGAAAACTCGTCATCAGGGTCTATGGTGATGAATTGTAGCGGATGCCTGATATGCTTGCTCTGATAGACACTGTCCGTCACAAAACGGGTATAGAATTCCACGAAGTCCTCATTTTCACCTTTCTCCATCTCGCGCAGGTTAATGGCCTCGAGCATCCACATTCCCCGCTTCCGTTCAAAATAATAACGCTTCACCATACGCGTTTTCAAGAAAATCCACTCCACTTGCACCGATGTCAGCGTAGTATCGCCCACCATGTCCATATCCTCTTCCTTATCAAAAAGCAAGGTGTAATAGTTCTGCTTGGTAAACAGATAATCATGCTTCCAAAACTCTTCCTCTATCTTTGACGGCGTGTCACGATTGTAATAGGGCAAAGGGAATACCGTCCTCTGCCTTTGCAGGGCATCATCCGAAGCATAATTGAAGATAAAATCATCAAACAGCTCGTCTGCCTCCATCGGCTTCGGTTCTTCCTTCACTTCTGCTTCCAGCAGCGTATCGGCCTTGTGACCGGCCGAATCCACCATTTCCGTAATGGTAGCAAAGGGATCCATTTTCGCCTTTTTGTTTCCGCACGAAATCAAAAAGGTGAACAACAAAAATCCCAATAAAAGTTTTTTCATTCTTTACGGACCGCTTACGGTCACTTGTTTAATTTAGCTCTTAATTTCTCAAGCATGTCTACGGTCATGGACTCCAGGTCGTACTGCGGCATCCAGTCCCATTCCTCGCGTGCACAAGAGTCATCCAGAGAGTCGGGCCAGCTGTCGGCAATGGCCTGCTTCAGCGGATCAATCTCGTATGCCATCTCAAAATCAGGCATATGCTTCTTAATTTCCTGATAAATCTGTTCCGGGTCAAAACTCATGGAGGCGATGTTGAAAGCGTTGCGGTGCTTCAGCCTTGCCGGTGCCGCTTCCATCAGCGAGATGGCCGCGTTCAGTGCGTCGGGCATATACATCATATCCATATACGTGCCGGCCTTCACCGGACATACGAATTTTTCTCCCTTCACGGCAGAGTAGAAAATATCCACCGCATAGTCCGTAGTGCCGCCACCCGGAGGGGTCACGTTCGAAATGATTCCCGGAAAACGTACCGAGCGTGTATCCACACCATATTTTGTATAGTAATAGTCACTCAACAATTCAGTCGTCACTTTTGTCACCCCATACATGGTACGCGGACGCTGGATAGTGTCCTGCGGTGTCTTCACATGAGGCGTAGCTTCGCCGAACGAACCGATGGAACTCGGAGTAAACACGGCACAATTGTACTCACGTGCCACTTCCAGTACATTCCACAACCCGTCGATACCGATTTTCCAAGCCATGGCCGGACGGCTTTCGGCAACTACCGAGAGCAAGGCAGCCAGGTTGTAGATAGTATCAATCTTGAACTGACGTGCCACCACCTCGATGGACTGACGGTCTGTCACGTCGGCAATGGCCGAAGGGCCGGATGCTTTCAATTCTCCCTTGGGCATAGCACTCGGAATGTATCCTGCCACAACATGGTCATCGCCATAACGTTTGCGCAACTCCAGCGTGAGTTCCGACCCAATCTGTCCGGTAGCTCCAATTACCAAAATATTCTTCATACGAGTTATTTATAAGGTTTCGTTATTATATATGGTGCAAATATACATACTTTTTTTTCATATTTCTGCCATATTGATATTGTTTATTCCAAGAAAAATGATGTTCTTTGTGGGAAATGTAATGACAACGTATTACCTAAAAAATAAAATGCTATGTACGGTAAAATGAAAGACCATCTCAGCAAGACACTTGCTGAAATAAAAGAAGCCGGACTCTACAAGGAAGAGCGACTGATTGAGAGTGCACAACAAGCTGCCATCAGCGTAAAAGGCAAAGAGGTGCTGAACTTCTGTGCCAACAATTACCTGGGACTGTCCAACCACCCGCGGCTGATTGCCGCCGCCCAGCAGATTATGGAACGCCGCGGATACGGCATGTCGTCCGTACGCTTCATCTGCGGAACACAGGACATCCACAAGGAGCTGGAAGCAGCCATCTCCGACTACTTCAAGACTGAAGACACCATTCTCTACGCCGCTTGTTTCGACGCCAATGGCGGTGTGTTCGAGCCCCTCTTCACCGAGGAAGACGCCATCATCTCGGACTCCCTGAACCATGCTTCCATCATTGACGGCGTACGCCTCTGCAAAGCCAAACGCTATCGCTACGCCAATGCCGACATGGCCGACCTGGAAAGATGCCTGCAGGAAGCCCAGGCACAGCGTTTCCGTATCGTGGTTACAGACGGGGTATTTTCCATGGACGGCAACGTTGCCCCGATGGACCGGATTTGCGACCTTGCCGAGAAATACGACGCGCTGGTCATGGTGGACGAATCACACTCCGCCGGCGTGGTAGGCCCTACGGGACACGGCGTAAGCGAACAATACGGCACCTACGGACGCGTGGACATCTATACCGGAACCTTGGGCAAAGCCTTTGGCGGCGCTTTGGGAGGATTCACTACCGGACGCAAGGAAATCATCGACCTGCTGCGCCAACGCAGCCGTCCGTACCTCTTCTCCAACTCATTGGCTCCGGGCATCATCGGCGCCAGCCTCGAGGTATTCAAGATGCTCAAAGAGAGCAATGCCCTGCATGACAAACTGCTGGAAAACGTGAACTACTTCCGCGACAAGATGACCGCCGCCGGTTTCGACATCAAGCCGACACAAAGCGCCATCTGCGCCGTCATGCTGTATGATGCCAAACTCTCCCAGATTTATGCCACCCGCATGCAGGAAGAAGGCATCTACGTCACCGGCTTCTACTACCCCGTAGTGCCCAAAGACCAGGCACGCATCCGCGTACAAATCTCTGCCGGACACGAAAAGGAGCATCTGGACAAATGTATCGCTGCATTTATTAAGGTGGGGAAAGAGCTGGGAGTGCTGAAATGAGTGATGAGTTATAAGTTATTTGCTTGTGCTTTCCCTTGCGGATATAAGCCCTTCATCAACAAATAACTCACAACTTATAACTCATAACTTATAACTCATAACTTATAACTCATAACTTATAACTCATAACTTATAACTCATAACTAAAAAAAATCCCGCGACTAAAATTAGCCGCGGGATTTTTTTTAGTTTCTCTCTTATCTACGTTCTCCCAGTTTTGAGTCAACGAAGAAGATTCCGGCATCACCGGCTTTCTTTATCATATCTACAATGCCGTCGGCAGTAGCTTCTTCTTCTACCTGCTCGCGCACGAATCCCCAAAGGAAGTCTTGTGTAGCCTTATCTTTTTCGGCAGAGGCAACATCTACCAATTCATCAATCATTTTGGAAACACGGCGTTCGTGCTGGGCTACCTGCTCGAACACTTCCAGTGGAGTACCGAAGTCATTGGGAACAACATCAATCTTGTCCAGTTTGGCCTTACCGCCACGCTTGATGATATAAGAAGCCATTTCACAAGCATGAGCTTTTTCTTCAGAAGCCTGCTTCTTCAACCAGGAAGCCATGCCGTTATAACCTTCTTTCTCCATATAGAAAGACATTGCCAGATAAAGGTTGGAAGACCACATCTCAGCCGTAATCTGCTCATTAATTGCATTCTGTAATTTTTCTGTAATCATAATCGTATTTATTTAAATTGAAATCATTACAAAAGTAACAAGAAACCTTAAAAGTTGTTCACGCAATAACATTTTTTATATAAAAACAGAAGCCTTGGTATAATAAATGCTTCGCCATTCATGCAACGCATCTCCAGCCTCTCTATACCAGCTCGTCCGACGTATATCCTTGAGGCAGCTCACGGCAGTTATAGCCCGAAGCCATAATTTCGCCATAAGCCCCTGCCGAACGGAGGGCGATAAGGTCGCCACGCTTCACCCCATTCAAATCAATAGCCTTACCGAATACATCAGAAGACTCGCAGATGGGCCCTACGACATCATAAGCCTGAACCGGCGCATCCGAAGTGATATTCTCTATCTTATGGAACGCTTGGTAGAGTGCCGGACGAATCAAATCCGTCATGCCGGCATCCAGA
This genomic window contains:
- a CDS encoding DUF4348 domain-containing protein is translated as MKKLLLGFLLFTFLISCGNKKAKMDPFATITEMVDSAGHKADTLLEAEVKEEPKPMEADELFDDFIFNYASDDALQRQRTVFPLPYYNRDTPSKIEEEFWKHDYLFTKQNYYTLLFDKEEDMDMVGDTTLTSVQVEWIFLKTRMVKRYYFERKRGMWMLEAINLREMEKGENEDFVEFYTRFVTDSVYQSKHIRHPLQFITIDPDDEFSILETTLDVDQWYAFRPVMPTDRLSNINYGQKNEDLSDTKILKVNGIGNGYSNIFYFRKRSKGWELYKYEDTSI
- a CDS encoding NAD-dependent epimerase/dehydratase family protein, whose translation is MKNILVIGATGQIGSELTLELRKRYGDDHVVAGYIPSAMPKGELKASGPSAIADVTDRQSIEVVARQFKIDTIYNLAALLSVVAESRPAMAWKIGIDGLWNVLEVAREYNCAVFTPSSIGSFGEATPHVKTPQDTIQRPRTMYGVTKVTTELLSDYYYTKYGVDTRSVRFPGIISNVTPPGGGTTDYAVDIFYSAVKGEKFVCPVKAGTYMDMMYMPDALNAAISLMEAAPARLKHRNAFNIASMSFDPEQIYQEIKKHMPDFEMAYEIDPLKQAIADSWPDSLDDSCAREEWDWMPQYDLESMTVDMLEKLRAKLNK
- the kbl gene encoding glycine C-acetyltransferase; its protein translation is MYGKMKDHLSKTLAEIKEAGLYKEERLIESAQQAAISVKGKEVLNFCANNYLGLSNHPRLIAAAQQIMERRGYGMSSVRFICGTQDIHKELEAAISDYFKTEDTILYAACFDANGGVFEPLFTEEDAIISDSLNHASIIDGVRLCKAKRYRYANADMADLERCLQEAQAQRFRIVVTDGVFSMDGNVAPMDRICDLAEKYDALVMVDESHSAGVVGPTGHGVSEQYGTYGRVDIYTGTLGKAFGGALGGFTTGRKEIIDLLRQRSRPYLFSNSLAPGIIGASLEVFKMLKESNALHDKLLENVNYFRDKMTAAGFDIKPTQSAICAVMLYDAKLSQIYATRMQEEGIYVTGFYYPVVPKDQARIRVQISAGHEKEHLDKCIAAFIKVGKELGVLK
- a CDS encoding ferritin, which encodes MITEKLQNAINEQITAEMWSSNLYLAMSFYMEKEGYNGMASWLKKQASEEKAHACEMASYIIKRGGKAKLDKIDVVPNDFGTPLEVFEQVAQHERRVSKMIDELVDVASAEKDKATQDFLWGFVREQVEEEATADGIVDMIKKAGDAGIFFVDSKLGERR